Proteins encoded in a region of the Synergistaceae bacterium genome:
- a CDS encoding MFS transporter: MNNSVPENSNDISGSYKWMALSCTTLGALLSVLNTSTMMIALPTISKELNAGMEAIIWTVMGYMLVITILVPSIGRVADIYGRKKLYVYGFVVFTAAALFSGFAQNAWELLVFRLVQAAGGSLIMANSTAIVTDAFPKSELGLALGINSMVIAAGSTIGPILGGYLTMLGWRWIFWFNVPLGILGTIWAQWQLRELAQLPAGQKFDWMGTGLFTVGILAILLAITIGNILGWTSWPILTGLIGGTLLLVMFVIVENHTAQPMVDLELFEHRLLVCAYASNLLNGVARGAVTFLLIFFFQSVRGLTPLQAGILLTPFAIAMMVLAPISGALSDRYGSRGLSSLGLAITVVGLYGFTTIQADTPLSWLILWMVIMGAGSGFFTSPNTNAIMQAVPSERRGIAAGTRTMMNNIGMVISMALSMGIVSSSLDQGALIGLFTGMQEGGQGIIISGFIAGLHKAFWLSVGFSVFATAISLLRGTAADDTLDSVLR; encoded by the coding sequence ATGAATAACTCAGTACCTGAGAATTCCAACGATATTTCAGGCTCATACAAATGGATGGCCCTTTCCTGCACTACCCTTGGAGCTTTACTTTCTGTGCTGAACACCAGCACCATGATGATTGCGCTGCCCACTATCAGCAAGGAATTGAACGCAGGCATGGAAGCTATTATCTGGACTGTGATGGGTTACATGCTCGTAATTACAATTCTGGTCCCTTCCATTGGAAGGGTCGCCGATATTTATGGCCGGAAAAAATTATACGTTTACGGTTTCGTCGTTTTCACAGCAGCGGCTTTATTCAGTGGATTTGCACAGAACGCATGGGAATTACTTGTCTTCCGTCTTGTACAAGCTGCAGGAGGTTCTTTGATTATGGCCAACAGCACCGCCATAGTTACCGATGCCTTTCCAAAATCAGAGCTGGGGCTTGCGTTGGGAATCAACAGCATGGTAATTGCCGCCGGATCGACAATTGGCCCAATTTTGGGCGGATATCTGACTATGTTAGGCTGGCGCTGGATATTCTGGTTTAATGTACCGCTGGGCATCTTGGGGACCATCTGGGCGCAGTGGCAGCTGAGGGAGCTGGCCCAACTGCCTGCCGGACAGAAATTCGACTGGATGGGGACCGGACTTTTTACTGTAGGTATTTTGGCCATTCTTCTTGCCATTACTATTGGTAATATCCTGGGCTGGACTTCATGGCCCATACTGACCGGCTTGATCGGCGGGACATTGTTATTGGTTATGTTTGTCATTGTTGAAAACCATACAGCCCAGCCAATGGTCGACCTGGAGCTTTTTGAGCACCGGCTTCTGGTCTGTGCTTATGCCAGCAACCTCCTGAACGGGGTGGCTCGTGGAGCGGTGACCTTCCTGCTCATCTTCTTTTTCCAGAGTGTCCGCGGACTGACCCCATTACAGGCCGGGATTTTGCTTACACCTTTTGCCATCGCTATGATGGTTCTTGCCCCCATCAGCGGCGCCCTGTCCGATCGCTACGGTTCCAGGGGGCTGTCATCCCTTGGCCTGGCCATCACTGTTGTCGGGCTTTACGGGTTTACGACCATCCAGGCCGATACACCCCTGTCGTGGCTTATCCTTTGGATGGTCATAATGGGAGCCGGCTCCGGATTTTTCACGTCACCCAACACCAACGCCATAATGCAGGCAGTGCCATCTGAGCGGCGCGGCATTGCAGCCGGAACAAGGACGATGATGAACAATATTGGGATGGTCATCAGTATGGCACTCAGCATGGGTATAGTATCTTCCAGCCTCGATCAAGGTGCTCTGATCGGTTTGTTTACCGGTATGCAGGAAGGCGGTCAGGGTATAATAATCTCCGGTTTTATTGCCGGACTGCACAAGGCCTTTTGGCTGTCCGTCGGATTCAGCGTCTTTGCAACGGCTATTTCCCTGCTGCGCGGAACTGCCGCCGATGATACTCTTGATTCTGTGCTGCGCTGA
- a CDS encoding DUF3798 domain-containing protein, with product MKKSALCLALAMLLTAVSCGAALAEAPFHIGIATLTVSQAEDTYRGAERMIKEYGDVAKGGMIRHVTMPDNFMSEMETTISQIVGLADDPKVKVIVVDDAIPGTTEAFRRVKEKRPDVLCFAGEPQEDPMVITSTADLAIGVDNIMRGYLIINTAKKLGAKTFVHISFPRHMSYELLSRRRAIMEQACKDMGLKFAFETAPDPVSDVGVAGAQQFILEKVPAWIQKYGKNTAFFCTNDAQTEPLLKQVAKYGAIFVEPDLPSPLMGYPGAFGIDLKKEAGDWPAILKKVEAAVIKAGGKGRMGTWPYSYGWSTVCALTEYGKRITEKKAKLYNLKDLWKCYDKYTPGAAWNGAPYFDVAKGLKNKKLVLVYEDTYVFGRGYMKVTDVKVPEKYLKIK from the coding sequence ATGAAGAAATCAGCACTTTGTCTTGCTCTTGCCATGCTTCTGACCGCGGTATCCTGCGGCGCGGCTCTGGCGGAGGCTCCTTTTCACATCGGCATTGCCACTCTGACCGTCTCTCAGGCAGAGGACACATACCGCGGCGCTGAGCGAATGATAAAGGAATACGGGGACGTTGCAAAAGGTGGCATGATCCGCCACGTAACAATGCCGGATAACTTTATGTCTGAGATGGAGACCACCATCTCACAGATCGTAGGACTTGCTGATGACCCTAAAGTCAAAGTCATAGTCGTAGACGATGCTATCCCCGGGACGACGGAAGCCTTCCGGAGGGTCAAGGAGAAGCGCCCTGATGTGCTCTGCTTTGCAGGAGAACCTCAGGAGGATCCGATGGTAATTACAAGCACTGCAGACCTTGCGATCGGCGTTGACAATATTATGCGCGGATACCTCATCATCAATACCGCCAAGAAACTTGGGGCAAAAACCTTTGTACATATTTCATTCCCAAGGCATATGAGCTACGAGCTCCTTTCCCGCCGCCGCGCCATCATGGAGCAGGCATGCAAGGACATGGGCTTAAAGTTTGCATTTGAGACGGCTCCAGACCCCGTAAGCGACGTGGGAGTAGCAGGGGCGCAGCAGTTCATCCTGGAGAAGGTCCCTGCATGGATCCAGAAATACGGCAAAAATACTGCGTTTTTCTGCACCAACGATGCGCAGACGGAACCCCTTCTGAAACAGGTTGCCAAGTATGGTGCGATCTTTGTTGAGCCGGACCTTCCGTCACCACTGATGGGATATCCCGGCGCATTCGGCATTGACCTTAAGAAAGAAGCCGGAGACTGGCCGGCAATATTGAAAAAAGTTGAGGCTGCCGTAATAAAGGCAGGCGGCAAGGGACGCATGGGGACATGGCCCTACTCATACGGATGGAGCACCGTCTGCGCTCTTACCGAATATGGCAAGCGCATAACTGAGAAGAAGGCGAAACTTTATAACCTGAAGGATCTTTGGAAGTGCTACGATAAGTATACGCCGGGCGCGGCTTGGAATGGAGCGCCGTACTTTGATGTTGCAAAGGGCCTGAAAAACAAGAAACTTGTACTTGTCTACGAGGACACGTACGTCTTTGGCAGAGGGTATATGAAAGTCACAGATGTCAAGGTGCCGGAAAAATATCTGAAGATAAAATAA